The proteins below come from a single Clarias gariepinus isolate MV-2021 ecotype Netherlands chromosome 17, CGAR_prim_01v2, whole genome shotgun sequence genomic window:
- the kcnip1b gene encoding Kv channel-interacting protein 1b isoform X1, whose amino-acid sequence MAGCTSRCRQGVVKLFQSFHRLVSGTLAKDKVDDELEMTMVCHRPEGLDQLEAQTNFTKQELQVLYRGFKNECPSGVVNEETFKHIYAQFFPHGDASTYAHYLFNAFDTTNNGSIKFEDFVMGLSILLRGTVQEKLEWTFHLYDINRDGFINKEEMTEIVQAIYDMMGKYTYPALKGDVPKQHVDAFFQKMDKNKDGVVTLEEFILACQEDETMMRSMQLFENVIDG is encoded by the exons ATGGCCGGATGTACCAGCCGCTGCAGGCAGGGTGTTGTGAAGCTCTTCCAGTCCTTCCACAGACTCGTCTCAGGAACACTGGCGAAAG ATAAAGTGGATGATGAGTTAGAGATGACCATGGTGTGTCATCGACCTGAAGGGCTTGATCAGCTGGAGGCGCAAACGAATTTCACCAAGCAGGAGCTGCAAGTACTCTACCggggttttaaaaat GAGTGTCCGAGCGGAGTAGTGAATGAGGAGACGTTTAAACACATCTACGCACAGTTCTTTCCTCATGGAG aTGCCTCAACATATGCTCACTACCTGTTTAATGCATTTGACACAACGAATAATGGCTCCATAAagtttgaa GATTTTGTGATGGGTCTGTCCATTCTTCTGAGGGGAACAGTCCAAGAAAAACTGGAGTGGACTTTCCATCTGTACGACATTAATCGAGATGGGTTCATCAACAAAGAG GAGATGACGGAGATTGTGCAGGCCATTTACGACATGATGGGGAAGTACACATATCCTGCTTTGAAAGGAGACGTGCCCAAGCAGCATGTAGATGCTTTCTTCCAG AAAATGGACAAAAACAAAGATGGTGTTGTGACATTGGAAGAGTTTATCCTAGCGTGCCAAGAA GATGAAACCATGATGAGATCCATGCAGCTTTTCGAAAATGTGAT TGACGGCTGA
- the kcnip1b gene encoding Kv channel-interacting protein 1b isoform X5 has product MTMVCHRPEGLDQLEAQTNFTKQELQVLYRGFKNECPSGVVNEETFKHIYAQFFPHGDASTYAHYLFNAFDTTNNGSIKFEDFVMGLSILLRGTVQEKLEWTFHLYDINRDGFINKEEMTEIVQAIYDMMGKYTYPALKGDVPKQHVDAFFQKMDKNKDGVVTLEEFILACQEDETMMRSMQLFENVIDG; this is encoded by the exons ATGACCATGGTGTGTCATCGACCTGAAGGGCTTGATCAGCTGGAGGCGCAAACGAATTTCACCAAGCAGGAGCTGCAAGTACTCTACCggggttttaaaaat GAGTGTCCGAGCGGAGTAGTGAATGAGGAGACGTTTAAACACATCTACGCACAGTTCTTTCCTCATGGAG aTGCCTCAACATATGCTCACTACCTGTTTAATGCATTTGACACAACGAATAATGGCTCCATAAagtttgaa GATTTTGTGATGGGTCTGTCCATTCTTCTGAGGGGAACAGTCCAAGAAAAACTGGAGTGGACTTTCCATCTGTACGACATTAATCGAGATGGGTTCATCAACAAAGAG GAGATGACGGAGATTGTGCAGGCCATTTACGACATGATGGGGAAGTACACATATCCTGCTTTGAAAGGAGACGTGCCCAAGCAGCATGTAGATGCTTTCTTCCAG AAAATGGACAAAAACAAAGATGGTGTTGTGACATTGGAAGAGTTTATCCTAGCGTGCCAAGAA GATGAAACCATGATGAGATCCATGCAGCTTTTCGAAAATGTGAT TGACGGCTGA
- the kcnip1b gene encoding Kv channel-interacting protein 1b isoform X2, translating to MGVMFGTFSLPSVQVARSHCRSDKVDDELEMTMVCHRPEGLDQLEAQTNFTKQELQVLYRGFKNECPSGVVNEETFKHIYAQFFPHGDASTYAHYLFNAFDTTNNGSIKFEDFVMGLSILLRGTVQEKLEWTFHLYDINRDGFINKEEMTEIVQAIYDMMGKYTYPALKGDVPKQHVDAFFQKMDKNKDGVVTLEEFILACQEDETMMRSMQLFENVIDG from the exons ATGGGTGTAATGTTCGGGACGTTCTCACTGCCGAGTGTACAGGTGGCTCGTTCTCACTGCAGGTCAG ATAAAGTGGATGATGAGTTAGAGATGACCATGGTGTGTCATCGACCTGAAGGGCTTGATCAGCTGGAGGCGCAAACGAATTTCACCAAGCAGGAGCTGCAAGTACTCTACCggggttttaaaaat GAGTGTCCGAGCGGAGTAGTGAATGAGGAGACGTTTAAACACATCTACGCACAGTTCTTTCCTCATGGAG aTGCCTCAACATATGCTCACTACCTGTTTAATGCATTTGACACAACGAATAATGGCTCCATAAagtttgaa GATTTTGTGATGGGTCTGTCCATTCTTCTGAGGGGAACAGTCCAAGAAAAACTGGAGTGGACTTTCCATCTGTACGACATTAATCGAGATGGGTTCATCAACAAAGAG GAGATGACGGAGATTGTGCAGGCCATTTACGACATGATGGGGAAGTACACATATCCTGCTTTGAAAGGAGACGTGCCCAAGCAGCATGTAGATGCTTTCTTCCAG AAAATGGACAAAAACAAAGATGGTGTTGTGACATTGGAAGAGTTTATCCTAGCGTGCCAAGAA GATGAAACCATGATGAGATCCATGCAGCTTTTCGAAAATGTGAT TGACGGCTGA
- the kcnip1b gene encoding Kv channel-interacting protein 1b isoform X3 produces MGAVVGMLTMQTKQRQITRDKVDDELEMTMVCHRPEGLDQLEAQTNFTKQELQVLYRGFKNECPSGVVNEETFKHIYAQFFPHGDASTYAHYLFNAFDTTNNGSIKFEDFVMGLSILLRGTVQEKLEWTFHLYDINRDGFINKEEMTEIVQAIYDMMGKYTYPALKGDVPKQHVDAFFQKMDKNKDGVVTLEEFILACQEDETMMRSMQLFENVIDG; encoded by the exons ATGGGAGCGGTGGTGGGCATGCTGACCATGCAGACCAAACAGAGACAGATCACCAGAG ATAAAGTGGATGATGAGTTAGAGATGACCATGGTGTGTCATCGACCTGAAGGGCTTGATCAGCTGGAGGCGCAAACGAATTTCACCAAGCAGGAGCTGCAAGTACTCTACCggggttttaaaaat GAGTGTCCGAGCGGAGTAGTGAATGAGGAGACGTTTAAACACATCTACGCACAGTTCTTTCCTCATGGAG aTGCCTCAACATATGCTCACTACCTGTTTAATGCATTTGACACAACGAATAATGGCTCCATAAagtttgaa GATTTTGTGATGGGTCTGTCCATTCTTCTGAGGGGAACAGTCCAAGAAAAACTGGAGTGGACTTTCCATCTGTACGACATTAATCGAGATGGGTTCATCAACAAAGAG GAGATGACGGAGATTGTGCAGGCCATTTACGACATGATGGGGAAGTACACATATCCTGCTTTGAAAGGAGACGTGCCCAAGCAGCATGTAGATGCTTTCTTCCAG AAAATGGACAAAAACAAAGATGGTGTTGTGACATTGGAAGAGTTTATCCTAGCGTGCCAAGAA GATGAAACCATGATGAGATCCATGCAGCTTTTCGAAAATGTGAT TGACGGCTGA
- the kcnip1b gene encoding Kv channel-interacting protein 1b isoform X4, producing the protein MGAVVGMLTMQTKQRQITRDKVDDELEMTMVCHRPEGLDQLEAQTNFTKQELQVLYRGFKNECPSGVVNEETFKHIYAQFFPHGDASTYAHYLFNAFDTTNNGSIKFEDFVMGLSILLRGTVQEKLEWTFHLYDINRDGFINKEEMTEIVQAIYDMMGKYTYPALKGDVPKQHVDAFFQKMDKNKDGVVTLEEFILACQEDETMMRSMQLFENVM; encoded by the exons ATGGGAGCGGTGGTGGGCATGCTGACCATGCAGACCAAACAGAGACAGATCACCAGAG ATAAAGTGGATGATGAGTTAGAGATGACCATGGTGTGTCATCGACCTGAAGGGCTTGATCAGCTGGAGGCGCAAACGAATTTCACCAAGCAGGAGCTGCAAGTACTCTACCggggttttaaaaat GAGTGTCCGAGCGGAGTAGTGAATGAGGAGACGTTTAAACACATCTACGCACAGTTCTTTCCTCATGGAG aTGCCTCAACATATGCTCACTACCTGTTTAATGCATTTGACACAACGAATAATGGCTCCATAAagtttgaa GATTTTGTGATGGGTCTGTCCATTCTTCTGAGGGGAACAGTCCAAGAAAAACTGGAGTGGACTTTCCATCTGTACGACATTAATCGAGATGGGTTCATCAACAAAGAG GAGATGACGGAGATTGTGCAGGCCATTTACGACATGATGGGGAAGTACACATATCCTGCTTTGAAAGGAGACGTGCCCAAGCAGCATGTAGATGCTTTCTTCCAG AAAATGGACAAAAACAAAGATGGTGTTGTGACATTGGAAGAGTTTATCCTAGCGTGCCAAGAA GATGAAACCATGATGAGATCCATGCAGCTTTTCGAAAATGTGATgtaa
- the kcnip1b gene encoding Kv channel-interacting protein 1b isoform X6, with protein sequence MGVMFGTFSLPSVQVARSHCRSDKVDDELEMTMVCHRPEGLDQLEAQTNFTKQELQVLYRGFKNECPSGVVNEETFKHIYAQFFPHGDASTYAHYLFNAFDTTNNGSIKFEDFVMGLSILLRGTVQEKLEWTFHLYDINRDGFINKEEMTEIVQAIYDMMGKYTYPALKGDVPKQHVDAFFQKMDKNKDGVVTLEEFILACQEDETMMRSMQLFENVM encoded by the exons ATGGGTGTAATGTTCGGGACGTTCTCACTGCCGAGTGTACAGGTGGCTCGTTCTCACTGCAGGTCAG ATAAAGTGGATGATGAGTTAGAGATGACCATGGTGTGTCATCGACCTGAAGGGCTTGATCAGCTGGAGGCGCAAACGAATTTCACCAAGCAGGAGCTGCAAGTACTCTACCggggttttaaaaat GAGTGTCCGAGCGGAGTAGTGAATGAGGAGACGTTTAAACACATCTACGCACAGTTCTTTCCTCATGGAG aTGCCTCAACATATGCTCACTACCTGTTTAATGCATTTGACACAACGAATAATGGCTCCATAAagtttgaa GATTTTGTGATGGGTCTGTCCATTCTTCTGAGGGGAACAGTCCAAGAAAAACTGGAGTGGACTTTCCATCTGTACGACATTAATCGAGATGGGTTCATCAACAAAGAG GAGATGACGGAGATTGTGCAGGCCATTTACGACATGATGGGGAAGTACACATATCCTGCTTTGAAAGGAGACGTGCCCAAGCAGCATGTAGATGCTTTCTTCCAG AAAATGGACAAAAACAAAGATGGTGTTGTGACATTGGAAGAGTTTATCCTAGCGTGCCAAGAA GATGAAACCATGATGAGATCCATGCAGCTTTTCGAAAATGTGATgtaa